The genomic window GTTTCACGTTTCAGAGGGACACAAGACAGCAGGCATGTTGGATATGACGTACTTTTACTTTCACATTTTGTCATTACAGAGCAATTCTTAATTCTAACACGGGAATTGGACAAGTTCTGAACACCGATACGTTAGGCTGCTGTAGCTAGCGGATACGCTCACACGACGACGACGCTTCCTGTGCTGCCACACAACGGACACGGATTAGAAATGTCCTTCACCTtgccatgaccccccccccccgcgtgctGCAGGTCCTGTCCTCAGCCAGGGAAGCGATGGACAGTCGTAACTTGCGGTTCGAGAGCCAATCAGCATCCAGGAGGTGGAACAGGAAGTAATCAGACTACTCTCTGGCGGAGGACCTGAAGCCGTGGAAGCCATGACAAAGACGGGGGTAGTTCTGCTGAAACAGCAAGGGAAGctgtgcatggggggggggggggggcggggggggcgactTCATCAGACACACGCGCCTCagagctaacgctaacgctaaccccccgAGAAAGACTTCAAATGTGtcctctgaaaaaaaaaaagctccaagGAGAGAAAGTTCTAAGTGCATGTCCAACTAAGAGCAGCGCTTTGTCCCACACGGTGGACGAGACAGCCGCAGACGTCCCCGTCTGGTGTCCACACCGCGTCTTCTCTGGTAGCGCAGGAGCGCTAAAGCAAGCTAGCTGGGAATGTATCTGAACGTAATGAAAGCAACGCGCTGGCGCATCAATAAACAAGCTCATGCTAATCAAGGGCTAGTCAGAGCTGACCAGCTCGGGttacgggggggacggggggggggcaggggggcggggACTCCAACGCCTCGTCACTGGGAATGCTGGGCAGACCTTCAGATCTCACCAGGAGCACAAGCACATCTGAAATGTGTAGAAGATGAAGGCTTGGAAACGCTCCGGCTTCAAGGAATGTTCTAccaacagaaatgaaatgtcccTCACACTCAAACACGTGCACGAGTATCcggtggcacacacacacacacacacacacacacagctacacggGTAAACGACTAATCAAGAGAAGAGCATCGTGTTAATAAACAAGCAGAGATGATCTGGGACGagaacaatgacaacaacacgACCGCTGCTGCTAGCAGTGGCTGCTTCCCTTATGTAGGTTACAACTCTTAACTcaaggagggggggcgggggggggtcgctggtGGGAATGGAGGTCTGGACTCAGAACTGCTGAGCAAGCAGCTCACACAGACGCCTGGAGACGGAGTCCTTGCTGCAGCGGAGGGTGAGACGGTACATCTGCAAGGACACAGAGCGGAGAGGAGCGTGGTgatttacccacaatgcactgcagcTCCACCACACAGTCacacggtccaggttcacacagtgaaagagTTTAGAGTAAAGCAACTGTTCTCTAGTGGAGGACGGCCGCGCCGCTAGCGGGGGCGGGGCCGATCGTACCTGCGCCTGGGCGTTCGGCTCCAGTCTGAGCAGACAGCCGACCTGCTGGCCTTTGGTCTGGATGACTCCAGCACACACAAAGTTCTCTGGATTCGGGTCCACGTCGTCCAACAGGGCCGTCCCGAGTCCCAGCAGCTGCACCAACCGAGCAGGAAGCGCAGCGTGAGACGAACGCCGGCGTGTAAACGCGTGGCGGCGGCAGACACACACCTTCGCCTTCAGCACTTCCGTGTCCATGTTGTTGTTGGCCTTGAATATCTTCTGTGCTTCTTGCTGGGGCCTGAGGAGAGTCGCGACCGGAGGTTTAATCTTCACCGGGACGTCCCGAAGCACCGGGAGGACACGCCCACTTACTGGCTGAGCTGCTTCCAGCGTTGGAAGAAGTCGTGCGAGGTCATTTCAGTCGGCTGGAAGAACTTGTTGATGGTCACAGGCATCTTCAGGgtcaggttctgcagcgcccCCCCGTATCTGAAGAGCCCGTGAACAGGTTCTGAGTCAGGTTTCCGTTTCCAACCTACCGGCCTGCTTAGACGCTACAACAAGGTGCCTCATGGGTAGCCCGATGAGCagccgctagctagctagctagcacgGCCAGCGTCTCCCTCGAGCCCGGATAAACGCAGACGGTCGAGGCAGGAATGGCGTCCggtgaaaaacacaaacggTAGTTTGAAGCAGAATTTAAAAAGGATTTTACTAGCGGCGGGACGCGGACCCCGAACGCCTCACCAGGGAGGGGTCCGGGACGGGGACGCATCCCAAACAGacgcccgagcctcctcatctaagacccaggacacgcggCAGAGACTACGTCTCTCGGGATCCGCTTGTTACCTGCTTTAGTGACGCTTCGGTAACGAGGAATAAAGGAAGGTCTGATCTAAAGGAGGAACTGAAACATCCGAACGCCGTCTATTCACGGCCAGAACAGCGCGGACCTTTATTTCCCATCACTCACCCTCCAGCCAGGAATCGGCTGCAGCTTACCTGAACTTGATATTCAGCAGCGGAGCGTCGGAAAAGTCAGTCAGACACTCGATGTTCAGGACCTGCTGGATCTGGGCTCCGCCCTCCACGAGCGGCTCCACTGGTTTGGTCTGGACGTTGAGCTGTGGTCGGTGGTCAAGGCCCATCATGGAGGCGACGGAGACAACTCCCCCTCGGCAACATCGAGGGCGAGAGAGCAGGAGCTGTCGCACCCTCgactcgctcgctcgctttttGTGCCGTAAAAACacgtcacaaacaaacaaaaacaacaacagacccGTGCGTgagtcgacgaccccccccccccccccccgcgacacTAATGAGGGTTCAGATTGGGTCCACTGCATGGAGTTTAGCTCGTCTTTTCCAGAAGCCCAATGTCTCTAACTCAGGAAGCTCTGCGATGATTTAGCTTTAAAACATGAACAGAAATCAATAAGCAGCTCTTTGTGGAGGCCTAATCAACCATCATTTCACCTTCGATGCGAGCGGCGAGGAGGGCTCAGTCAGGCCCCGCCTCCCTTTGAACACAACGCAgcccaaactgatccagagtaAAGGATATGAGACTGCAGCTCCCCGGGGCAGGTGACGGTGGTGCTGAAGCTGGCAAACTGCACCGACGTCTTGTTGCCGTAGAATAGGTACATCCTccctgggagagagagagaggggggggattCTTCAAACAAACCCGGCTCCATGTCCATCCCCTCACATTTGTCTCCCCCTCAGAAGGGACCAATCAGGGGCTGCTTACTCATTATAATCCCATAAACAGGAAAATAATCTACAAACAGCAGCTTCCAACTCTTTTTGTAAACCGTGTGAGTGTCCTTAAGATTTGCCCTTAAATTAAATGCATCATGAGGAAACAGACGTTTGGCATCAAACCAAGGTAGAACACCTTGTGGCGTGTTCGATAAAGCGCGTCCGTAGACTCGGGGAATAGTCTCCGTCTCTCCTGTGATCTCAGTCCTTTGCTCGGTGACGCTCTGTTTTATTTGAGTTCTTCACACGCACGCTGCTGTGAAGCTTCCGTCCGTCTCCCGTAGACGGCGTCCTCAGAATGGATCAGCGATCGGGCCGAGCTGAACACGCTACCGCTGAACTGCAGAGGCCACAGCCTCGTGGACAACGCGTCGCTAATCTCAAGTCAGAGTgaaagctaaataaatattaacgTGTAAACCaatctggaaataaataaaacaaaatatcagAAACAGAGGCAGCTGGTGCTTCACTGTTCTCATTGGTCTAAATCCTTTCGTCTTTCACCAGTCCGATAACAAATGAGCTAAAGTCGCTAGATTAGCTGCCGTTCACGCTAAACATGGAGCAGATTTGATCAATTTCAATCATGGAAATAAGTTGCGGATTAGATCGATTTGAATTCTAACTGGGGCAGTGGGTAGCGCTTGTTGCCTTACAACAAGGAGGTCTAAGGTTCGATAACTCCTGGGGGCTTTACTGTGTGGAGTTTCCTTGTTCTCCTCGTCTCTATGGGCTCGCCAGCGTCTGATCCGGGGGGGTGCCCCGCCCTCTCACCTGGagccagctgggacaggctccagcagaacctgtGACCAGCGGCTTCAAGACGATGATCGAATTAAAACGAGCAGAAATCTGCCGATCAGCGCTGACTAATATCctgtcttctgattggctcccaCGGCTGTAGAAGCACCCAGGTACAGGTGGGCCAGGCGCGCGTTCCGCGCTGAAGCTTACCCAGATTCTGCCGATACTCCGACTTGATGCCGATTTGCAGCAGCTGATTCTCAAAGAGGACGCCGTTGTTCTTGCAGACAAACCTGCAGCACGGAGAGAGTTAAAGGGttaaagcgggggggggggggggggggtcgtcacgCCAGCGTCAAGACAAGCCAGAAACAGAGCAGTCATTTCTGTGCAGGCTAAACTAGGCCACATTCGGAGCAGGtgcctccccgtgtctgtgtccGACGGCACTccccctgcataaagtttatttttggtgttaATAAAGTCTCAAATGTTTCAGCGTGTTgaacactttgaacgagacgctTCACGGAGCGActgatgagccccccccccccccccctcggtagAACGGTAGAACACGTGACTTAACACGGTTTTATCAGCAGgcgactcatgcaccaagtccgctccGCACTGTATGTGGAGACGAGCTAGGAAACGAGGAAATGAAGCGGACCAAGAAGCCTGGATTAAAATACTAGAACCTGAAACGCGTGAAAGAAAAGGACAGACGAGACGAAGGGCcttcaacaaatgtgtgtcAGGGTGAGTAGATATCAGTATAATAACCCTTTAATTATCAGTTATTACAAGCGTCACATTTACATTGCTAGTTTTACACGTCCGGAGAGGGGCCAGCCGACCTCGAGTACTgccgaggagccgaggagcaaggcaccaaaccccACAAGCTGCTCCCCTCACGCCACCGTCTCCCTCTTCCCTTAATTTGCATGTTCACAAGCcccgtgcgtgtgtgcgcgtgcgcgcgtgcgtgtgtgtgcgtgtgtgtgcgtgtgtgcgtgcgcgtgtgtgcgtgcgtgtgtgtgcgtgcgtgcgtgtgtgtgtgcgtgtgcgtgcgtgcgtgtgtgcgtgtgtgtgtgtgtgtgtgcgcgtgtgtgtgtgtgcgtgtgcgtgtgtgtgtgtgtgcgtgtgtgtgtgtgcgtgcgtgcgtgtgtgtgcgtgcgtgtgtgtgcgtgcgtgtgtgtgcgtgcgtgtgtgcgtgtgtgtgtgcgcgtgcgcgcgtgcgtgcgtgcgtgtgcgtgtgcgtgtgtgtgcgtgtgtgtgcgtgtgtgtgtgcgcgtgtgtgcgtgtgtgtgtgtgtgtgtgcgtgtgcgcgtgtgtgcgtgtgtgtgtgcgcgtgtgtgcgtgtgtgtgtgtgtgcgtgtgcgtgcgtgtgtgcacgtgtgtgtgcgcgtgtgtgtgcgtgtgcgtgtgtgtgtgcgtgtgtgtgcgtgtgtctgtgtgtgcgtgtgtgtgtgcgtgtgtgtgcgtgcgtgcgtgtgtgtgcgtgtgtctgtgtgtgtgtgtgtgcgtgcgtgcgtgtgcgtgcctgcgtgcgtgcgcgagtgtgtgtgtgtgcgtgtgtgtgcgtgtgcgtgtgtgtgtgtgtgtgcgtgtgtgtgtgtgtgcgtgtgtgtgcgtgtgcgtgtgtgtgtgtgcgtgtgcgtgcgtgtgcgtgaacacacaccaaccatgacgGGTTTCTGGTTTTTACGTTTCCGTCTTTCCCCGGAACAGAAGCCGTCGTTCCGGCCGGAGACCCCAGACGACGCGACTCGTTCTTTCTTCACACGcgacagccagagagagagctTACTTGTTGAGAAGTTCATCGGCctcagacagaggaggagcgggatcctcagagggaggagcagagctgAGAGCCCACGGGACGAGGGGAAGCCATCGGACATGCGAGGAATTAAcggagcagaaagaggagatGAGAAAGCAGCAAGTTAAACGCGTCAGTGTGACcaaggagaggaaaggaaaagggCAAACGACGACACGTAGAGGTTAGTGAAAGTGATTTTAACGAACGTCACTgcaccaaaaacacaaaaggtgCGTCTGGAAGGTCAAACTAAGGAACACGCATTTCCTGATTGGTGGCTGCACCTGCatcgtctgctgctgctgtccgaCACTGAGACGCTCCATACGAACAGGAAGGAGACGTTTGGGATTTACTCTGACTCGGCAGTAACGAGCGTATCGCCCCGCAGAACCGCTAGAGCACACAGAGTGCGTCAGACTTCCTGCAGATCGTCGGCAGCAGGGATCAGAACGTCCCCATTTAGGAGCAAAACACGTTTGTGTGTACGACaggttaaaacacacaaagcagaacGTCCAGTTAAGATGGACTTATGAGGGGCAAGTACTACGACTGTACTtccagcttgtcccctgaggggtcgccacagcaacccaacgtcctccacttcaccctgtcctttgcatcgtcctccccaacaccagccactctcatgtcctccctcactacgtccatgtctcttctcctgggtcgtcctctagtcctgtcctttgcatcgtcctccccaacaccagccactctcatgtcctccctcactacgtccatgtctcttctcctgggtcgtcctctagccctgtccttcgcatcgtcctccccaacaccagccactctcatgtcctccctcactacgtccatgtgtcttctcctgggtcgtcctctagtcctgtcctttgcatcgtcctccccaacaccagccgctctcatgtcctccctcactacgtccatgtctcttctcctgggtcgtcctctagccctgtcctttgcatcgtcctccccaacaccagccactctcatgtcctccctcactacgtccatgtctcttctcctgggtcgtcctctagccctgtcctttgcatcgtcctccccaacaccagccgccctcatgtcctccctcactacgtccatgtctcttctcccgGGTCCTCGTATTAGCGTATTGGGTAAGTCGTTATGCTAACGGAGCTTCGCTGTCTCAGATGGCATTAGATTAgcatttttaatggttttactggTCAATGCAGGACAAGTTTGTCTCTCTGACATCCAATTGAAATACAAATGACTGCATTCCAGTGAGAGACCTGCATAGCAAACGTGAACGTTTCGACTGAGTGTGCGTACTGTACCAGAACAAAACATCGTCTGCCGGCTCACCCTCAGCGTTTTGTTCAACGGCACTCCTTCAAGTACGTTGATGCCGTTTCAGCGCCACAAGGTGTCATCATGCGTGTCACATGATCTGATCACATGGTTTTAGGCCGACATTCAGGGCTCGCGTGTCAGGATGTAGCGTAAATGAACAAATAGCACCAAATCCTGTCACAGAAAAATCATTTCTCTCTAACTGTGTTGGGTACGACTGGACCCTTACTCCAAGTCACCAGAACCCTCCACCAATAGGGAACCAGAGGTCTCGACGGGCTGTTCCAGATCCCTGTCGATGCCAAACCACATTAGAGGACAGgggacagacacacatacatatccaaacagagacgcacacacacacacccagacggaaaaggagggatggagagaagaagacGAAAGACAGTCACATACATggcaagattaaaaaaacagagcaGACCTGCCAACCATGAAGCAAAGTCTACACCAGGGGCCATAAATTAGGGGCCCTCGGGCCAAATCCAAACAACCGGGGGGCTTTCTTCCAAAACGGACTGCAAAGTCTTTGACTCGTGGGAAGAAATAGGGATGGGACCGTTTTAGCTTCCGTCAAAGGGCTTTCGTACAGACGGGACATGGTTGGGACATGGTTGGGACATGGTTGGCTCTGTACAGCTCAGTCCTCAGTCCAGACAACTAGGTCTGTACACGACGACACAACGGGATTATCTAAAGCAAGAAAATAATCTGAAAGGAACCTTCCTGCAACAAGTCAGAAACTCCACTACTGACTCTAGTTCAGATTCCAACACCACAGAACCCAACAAAGCCTTACAACAAGCTGCTGGGCCTGGACCCTGGACTTCCTGTCTAATTCAGATGGTGCGCAGACACACCTCCAGCCCCTGCACCCTCAATATCGGACCCCCACAGGGCTGTGTCCTCAGTCCGCTGCTCTTCCCCCATTACACCCATGAACAGGGAGAACACTAGAGTAACGTTCGTGGACGACACTCTGGTGTTTGGGTGTAACACAAGCAGCGGTGATCGGGAGTACTTTACTCTAGTACACCGGGGGGGTAGTGGTGCCACGCCAACAACCTCCTGCTGGACGTGGGTAAAACCAAGGATCTGATTGCGGCACAGGAAATGCACCCCAACTGAGGATAAGTGGGACCCTGGTGGAGAGGGTCTGCCAATTTAAGTACCTGGGGGTGCACATCGCTGAGGTCACGGCAGCGCCTTTTCCACCTCAGACAGCTGAGAAAAAATCACGAGGATGTTTTATACCAGAGCGGGGGAGAGTGTTTTGACTGGTAACATCACCCAGTGGTACGGGAACAGTACTGCCCATGACCAGAGGGCCTGGCAGAGTGCACCGTGGGTACGTCATCTTCACAAGGAGGACTGTAGCCAGCGTGAACAGGATCAAGAGAGATCTCCGTCACCTCAATAACGGACTGTTTGAGCGACTGTGCCTAACTGTAGGCATGGAAacgggcatttatctggtgtgtaggaacggattcatcgtGTTTACAcgatttcttatgggaaatagaGTTTTGCTTTTCGAACGTCACTACGGAACAACTTATGTTCGAGACCTGAGGTTTCACTATTTAAATTGCCTCCTTCCTAGTTTTTCATGGTGATTCTTGTGGGTGTTACAACCTTGAGCATGTCCGACCGCATTTCACTGCCATCCTGTACGTGACAAACGAACTCAACTTATATACAGTTCCTTAGATCAGCGTTTCTCAAGTAGTGGGGCAATGCCAGGGGGGGGCCGCGTGTAACCCTCCAAGGAgcacaacagaaaataattgagaagcactgccttAGATGCTTGGTTAACAGTATACCCCGATCAGCCATAACAGTAAAACCACTGACAGGTTGATTATCTGATTATCTCCATCATGGCACCCGTTGGGTGGGAGGAACCCTGGGAGGATTATATTAGGCCAAGTGAACATTTTGCCCTCGAAGTTAATCTGTGATGTGAAAGAGAAATGTGCAAGTGTACAAATCTGAATTTGACAAAGACCCGATTCTGATGGATACACGTCCGGGTCAGAGAACCTCCATGTATGATGTGGTCAGTATCAATCGAACTGAGTCCAGGGAAGGTAAAGCGGTGAATCGGCGGCAGAGCCATGGGCAGCCAGGTGTCATTGATGGACGTGGGGAATGAAGGCTGGCTTGTGTGGTCCAATCCAACAGACGGTACCTCAAGATGCTGGTTCTGGTCGACGGGTGTCAGAATACACAGATCGCAGTTTGTTGCGTATGTTTTGCTCAGCTAGGGAACACATGGCACCAGAATGCACTATGGGAAGAAGCAGTGTGCCCGGAACCCCTGGATCCCGTCATCCACGTGGAAGTCACTTTGACATGTGCCACCCACCCCAGCATCGTTAGAGACTATGTACACCCCCCATTGAAACTGTTCTCCCTGACAGTAACCTCCCCCAGCAGGAGAACGCGCCGTGGCACAAAGAAAGAGCGGTTCAGGAAAGGTTTGAGGAACGTGAATTGTGTCGTTAGAACCTGTGGGATGTGCTGGACCACAGAGCACCCCACAACTTCAAAGACTTAAAAGAACCACCTCTAATGTCTTGGGTCCAGATAGCGCCGAACAGGACAGGGCTCTTTAGGCAGCAAAAGCGGAACCTACACAACATCAGGTATGCGGTCATCTTGTTACGGCTGATCCTCTAATTCTCTCCACTCTTGGGAACATTCCGTTACTCGGTACACGGATAAAGACTTCAAACAGAGATTCATATTTCTCAATCAAGAATAGGTATCTGTCATGACAATATCAAATTGTAGGTCAGATTTCTTCAGATATCACCGCTCAAATCAGGGGGCTCACCATGGGTTGATCAAAACAGAAAACGACTCTGGACTCCACGCCCACCAAGGGAACCACAGGTGACGGGTGCAAATGTATATTCAGTTCATACATGTACCTCTGCAAAGGAGTCCTTGAAATACTGCTATTTAATGTTATATAGTGCTGCCGTCTCAGGCTCGCAACTCTCGATACACTCATTCGGGGATGACCTTTTACCTTAAGAAGCCATCGTCATTCACGGCagaagcaggagcagcaggccCCGCCTCAGAGAAAACATCAACCAGTAGGCTGCCAGAGCTGCCTGGAGCAGCACCAACGGGTGCAGCAGAGCGAATACCCAGGAGGTCAGCCGAAGGCGATGGGGTCGACTGTTCAAAAACAACACAGGCATGTAGCACCCTGCCAGGGTCTGTGTGCACACAGTCAGGTGAAATCAAGTATGCACTTTACTTACGGCATTAGAGGCAGCCATGGCTGCCGCGTCTGGGGTCCGATCGCTCCCTCCATTCACCTCCCCGCCCTCCCTTTTGTTGTCTTCCAGCTCCGTCACAGATATAGCACCAggccccttcttcttcttcagcttaGCCAGGATTGACGATTCCCTCTCTGGGAAAGGAGGCATCTCCTCCAGGACAGTGGCCTGACGTAAAAGGCAACAAGGGTTTGGTTGTAGATTCGGAAAGAAAGTGATGACAAAATCTGACCGACAGGGCTCTGGAAAGCCTTGAGCCGCTTCAGAGTGCTCAGTGTCTGGATAGGTCAACTTGAAAACTAACCAGGACGTCGGTGCTAGCAATGGAAGAAAGCTTAAGATACTCGACGGCACGCTGCTGGAGCTCCACATCGGAGTTCCGAATTTGGCTGTCGCAGCGCAGAACCTCTTGGATTGTGACCTTGGTCTCTGGAAACAGGTTGATAAACTTGATGTAGGCTGACAGCAGCAGAGCACGCGTTGGCACGGAACACAGGTGGAACTTGGAATGGAGAAGGTTAAACTGGACCAAGGGGCTGGATGAAAGGACAGCACAATTATTATTGATCATTAACAAGGGGCCGCCGAAATGCCAGGGGAGTTCTAACCAAACGTACCTGGAGCGGGGATCGCCAGCGATGAGGTTTCCAAACTCCCCCAAAATGTAGCCTCCGACCTTCACCATGTTCTCGTGGCAGGCGGGGGCCTGCAGCGCCTTGGAGCACAAAGGGGTGCCGTTATAGCATCACTGTGTGTAAGGACAATAAAGTACTTCCATCATCCCCCCCAGCCACTAGTGTCCTCCCTCACGACGCGGCAGGATGAGCAGATAGTCAAAATACTTCTATGACACTCAGGGTGCtttcccactgcgccaagaggactcagttcctttgggagcaaattcctgcatctataattcgttgaaaggtctgcgttcacaccgTGATTTCTTCACGGAACTAACTTTCGGCGcaacgtcgcgtggctgaaaagggcgctcgtcgattggacaaagtagaaggggaagtcccgccctctcccatgttttttttttgagtgcgtcgttacggctgctgctccttaagggagggaatctcatttagttctggcctaaatcataaatgttacacaacgctagtcgtttttaacaaacacaaagtctctgggatccgtaaagtctccggatcagaaCAACGGAGTGAGAAACTATCGCTGCCGATctgctgattctccgctctgcgccggaccgttaaagcaccgtggagctgcggggagaagtcgcgtcagttaccggtgatacgtagctggttctgaacaaaatattaaagtattataacgcatatttagtcaatgaaatatacacacagcagtacatatttcgccacttttattttttttggagcagcttggagtactcgctgtacttcctcttccggagacgcaccgcgtagcgcgtcactacgtacgttgctccgtcctttgctccgcccaaagggaccgagaccctccttttcaggtggacttttttgatcctctccagagtccggaggcgcgttcccactggcccaaacggagcggattatccgaggaaaggaaccctggtccgtttaaaagggagcaaacttCGCGGTGTGAACGCACCCTTAGAGGGGTGGGCCATTGAGCAGGAACGCATACAATAGAGAACTATCCCTCCTTGGAGGAGGTACGTTTCAGCTAAATCCCATTAAAGCCGGATTTGTCTTGGACATTCTGGATCACGGCAACGACAGCAGCGTCGATACCAGCGATGGGCCTGAAGTACATTCCGTGTTCACGAACAGGGGTGCAGTCTAGATCAAGGTGGGTGGCAGCTAAAAATGGGTCCCAAAGTGCAGGTTATAAACGTGCTAATAATTAAGGTGTGCGATTAAACATTTGGTGGTAATTTTGCTGATTGCAAACACAATGGTTATAAACGTGTTTATATAAGTGCTGTTATATAGTTATAAGGGGTTTGTCATGAATGCACCGTGTGCCTCAAATGAAAACTTTATCAAAACGTTACGCTCCTTTCACATTTATTGACAAAAGAGATTTGCCGGTACCTCAAAGACCGTCTTGGCAGCGTAGCCTTGCACGTCGTCTCGATTGATGACGATCTGAATGACGCGATACCACACCTCCTCGCTGACGTAGTCGCCCGCGATGCGAATGAGGTTCAGGATGGTGTCCACATACCAGGAGTAATCCA from Brachionichthys hirsutus isolate HB-005 chromosome 16, CSIRO-AGI_Bhir_v1, whole genome shotgun sequence includes these protein-coding regions:
- the ap2a1 gene encoding AP-2 complex subunit alpha-2 — its product is MPAVSKGDGMRGLAVFISDIRNCKSKEAEIKRINKELANIRSKFKGDKALDGYSKKKYVCKLLFIFLLGHDIDFGHMEAVNLLSSNKYTEKQIGYLFISVLVNSNSELIRLINNAIKNDLSSRNPTFMCLALHCIANVGSREMAEAFASEIPRILVAGDTMDSVKQSAALCLLRLYKTSPDLVLMGEWTSRVVHLLNDQHMGVVTAAISLITCLSQKNPDEFKTCVSLAVSRLSRIVSSASTDLQDYTYYFVPAPWLSCKLLRLLQCYPPPEDGAVKGRLVECLETILNKAQEPPKSKKVQHSNAKNAILFEAISLIIHYDSEPNLLVRACNQLGQFLQHRETNLRYLALESMCTLASSEFSHEAVKTHIETVINALKTERDVSVRQRAADLLYAMCDRSNAKQIVAEMLSYLETADYSIREEMVLKVAILAEKYAVDYSWYVDTILNLIRIAGDYVSEEVWYRVIQIVINRDDVQGYAAKTVFEALQAPACHENMVKVGGYILGEFGNLIAGDPRSSPLVQFNLLHSKFHLCSVPTRALLLSAYIKFINLFPETKVTIQEVLRCDSQIRNSDVELQQRAVEYLKLSSIASTDVLATVLEEMPPFPERESSILAKLKKKKGPGAISVTELEDNKREGGEVNGGSDRTPDAAAMAASNASTPSPSADLLGIRSAAPVGAAPGSSGSLLVDVFSEAGPAAPASAVNDDGFLRDLEQPVETSGSLLVEGSGDLDSAPPSEDPAPPLSEADELLNKFVCKNNGVLFENQLLQIGIKSEYRQNLGRMYLFYGNKTSVQFASFSTTVTCPGELQSQLNVQTKPVEPLVEGGAQIQQVLNIECLTDFSDAPLLNIKFRYGGALQNLTLKMPVTINKFFQPTEMTSHDFFQRWKQLSQPQQEAQKIFKANNNMDTEVLKAKLLGLGTALLDDVDPNPENFVCAGVIQTKGQQVGCLLRLEPNAQAQMYRLTLRCSKDSVSRRLCELLAQQF